Proteins found in one Danaus plexippus chromosome 3 unlocalized genomic scaffold, MEX_DaPlex mxdp_25, whole genome shotgun sequence genomic segment:
- the LOC116770280 gene encoding ribonuclease H1 produces MLWNIILRPGSRTITKSFFNNIAIFKMPFYAVAKGRTAGIYMTWPDCEAQVKGFPGARYKKFDSVVAAQEFITTQGNNKDKSSKVKQNVPSSSPKNNTNLKRNFSTSATHQNNDDIPKKKSKSNRKSKSSKDSDSEMSDDLNDILIKQMNDIEKRLKGFGKGVDKIIKKSAKGERKSILIEPQGMQGSGDNSEDFKLDEDGYVQVFTDGACSSNGKNGARAGLGVFWAEGHPLNISKPVSGRATNNCGEIQAATEAIRTAVDNGITKLAINTDSKFLINSVTKWISGWKRKGWKLASGEPVKNEKDFKELDSIQNKIDIKWIYVEAHRGIHGNEMADQLAKAGAAMYNK; encoded by the exons atgttatggaACATAATTCTCAGACCCGGCTCACGTACTATTACtaagtctttttttaataatatcgctatttttaaaatgcctTTCTATGCTGTAGCGAAGGGACGCACAGCTGGAATTTATATGACATGGCCGGATTGCGAAGCACAAGTAAAAGGTTTTCCAGGTGCGAGatacaaaaaatttgattCTGTCGTTGCTGCCCAGGAGTTCATTACGACACAGGGTAACAATAAAGATAAGTCTAGTAAAGTCAAACAAAACGTCCCGTCTAGTTCTCCCAAAAATAACACTAACCTCAAAAGAAATTTCTCTACTTCTGCAACCCATCAAAACAATGACGATATTCCgaagaaaaaatcaaaatcgAATCGGAAATCTAAAAGCAGCAAAGATTCAGATTCAGAGATGTCGGATGATTTGAATGATATATTAATCAAACAGATGAATGACATTGAAAAAAGGTTGAAGGGTTTTGGAAAAGGCgtcgataaaattattaagaagagCGCTAAAGGTGAACGTAAAAGTATACTGATTGAACCACAGGGTATGCAAGGTTCGGGTGATAATTCAGAAGATTTTAAATTGGATGAAGATGGTTATGTTCAAGTGTTCACTGACGGAGCTTGTTCATCAAACGGGAAGAACGGTGCCCGAGCTGGTCTCGGAGTGTTCTGGGCTGAGGGGCACcctttaaatattagtaaacCAGTCTCTGGACGAGCCACAAATAATTGCGGAGAAATCCAGGCAGCTACAGAGGCTATAAGAACTGCAGTAGACAATGGAATTACCAAACTGGCCATAAATACTGACTccaaatttcttataaattcagTTACAAAGTGGATTTCAG GTTGGAAGAGAAAAGGGTGGAAACTAGCATCAGGGGAGCCggtgaaaaatgaaaaagactTCAAAGAGTTAGATAGTATTCAGAACAAAATTGACATTAAATGGATCTATGTTGAAGCACATCGAGGCATACACGGAAACGAAATGGCCGATCAGCTGGCCAAGGCTGGAGCTgctatgtataataaataa